Proteins encoded by one window of Misgurnus anguillicaudatus chromosome 4, ASM2758022v2, whole genome shotgun sequence:
- the cabp5a gene encoding calcium-binding protein 5a, translating to MTACIFIRGGKIDRQLADDEIEELREAFNEFDKDKDGLITCKDLGNLMRTMGYMPTEMELIELGQNINMNLGGRVDFEDFVELMAPKLLAETAGMIGVKELRDAFKEFDMDGDGSITTEELRCAMSKLMGEHMNHREIDAVVREADNNGDGTVDFEEFVRMLSNC from the exons ATGACTGCATGCATCTTTATACGGGGAGGCAAAATT GACAGACAATTGGCAGATGATGAAATTGAAG AGCTGAGAGAGGCATTTAATGAGTTTGATAAGGATAAGGACGGACTCATTACCTGTAAGGATCTGGGAAACCTGATGAGGACAATGGGTTATATGCCAACTGAGATGGAACTGATCGAGTTAGGCCAGAACATTAACATGAATT TAGGAGGAAGGGTAGACTTTGAAGACTTTGTAGAGTTGATGGCTCCAAAGCTTTTGGCTGAAACAGCAGGCATGATTGGTGTGAAGGAACTACGAGATGCTTTCAAAGAG TTTGATATGGATGGTGATGGATCAATCACTACAGAGGAGCTGAGGTGTGCCATGAGTAAACTAATGGGAGAGCACATGAACCACAGAGAGATTGATGCTGTGGTCAGAGAGGCGGACAACAATGGAGATGGTACAGTAGACTTTGAAG AGTTTGTGAGGATGCTGTCAAACTGCTGA
- the gdpd3b gene encoding lysophospholipase D GDPD3, with protein MEVVSGILLFLMAVGVYIVCSVYLLRNPLILHKKKRLEFYCRHISHRGGCGEKIESTIEGFTNAVDMGTEMLEMDCHLTLDGYVVVSHDENILRQTGYDKTLSSLRFKDLPLYKEKLEVTFYVGHYSSGKDRRFALLEDVFKKFPNMPMILEIKEDNGLLIKKVSSLVKQYGRDGITVWASEESKIMDKCQKENPHMPYMFTMWRGAVLLLLFYTGLLPFVPLGESLLVFYLPRIINRTYIPEEAILKKRFVVYLLQMLTMRKSLFEHLVKRGIQVQLFVCNEESDMAAAFSMGATGVMTDYPTRLSNYLEKHPPPLPPTVY; from the exons ATGGAAGTGGTGAGTGGGATTCTTTTATTCTTGATGGCTGTTGGAGTTTATATTGTTTGTTCGGTTTACCTGCTACGCAATCCACTTATACTTCATAAGAAGAAACGGCTGGAATTTTACTGCAGACACATTTCACACAGAGGAG GGTGTGGAGAGAAGATAGAAAGCACAATAGAGGGATTTACAAA TGCTGTTGACATGGGGACTGAGATGTTGGAGATGGACTGTCACCTCACTCTTGATGGATATGTTGTGGTTTCACACGATgaaaacattttgagacaaacaGGATATGATAAAACACTGTCATCGCTTAGATTTAAG GATTTGCCTctttataaagagaaacttgaAGTCACATTTTATGTTG GACACTACAGTTCAGGAAAGGACAGAAGGTTTGCATTACTTGAAGATGTCTTCAAAAAATTTCCCAACATGCCAATGATACTTGAAATCAAAGAAGACAATGGATTGCTTATTAAAAAG GTCTCTAGTCTTGTAAAACAGTATGGAAGAGATGGTATTACAGTTTGGGCTTCTGAAGAATCAAAAATAATGGATAAATGTCAAAAGGAG AACCCACACATGCCCTACATGTTTACTATGTGGCGTGGAGCAGTGCTTTTATTGCTCTTTTATACCGGCCTCCTCCCCTTTGTGCCTCTGGGTGAAAGTCTACTGGTGTTCTACCTACCCAGAATTATCAACAG GACTTATATTCCAGAGGAAGCCATTCTTAAGAAAAGATTTGTAGTGTATTTACTTCAGAT GTTGACCATGCGGAAATCTTTGTTTGAGCACTTAGTCAAGAGGGGTATACAG GTGCAGCTGTTTGTGTGCAATGAGGAGAGTGACATGGCAGCTGCGTTTTCAATGGGAGCCACAGGTGTTATGACTGACTATCCCACCCGGCTATCAAACTACTTGGAAAAACACCCTCCTCCTCTACCTCCTACTGTTTATTAG
- the tbx6 gene encoding T-box transcription factor TBX6 encodes MIVTKKGRRMFPQLRVKLSGLNPSLRYILLLDIVPVDSSRYRFQDNSWQVVGGAEARLPDRVFIHPDSPATGEHWQNRTISFHRAKLTNNTLDAQGYIILHSLHRYQPRIHVIEARDVLMWGRAQHSFTFPETQFITVTAYQNSKITDLKINSNPFAKGFRENGMNCKKQREARLKRKVTSNQEESLDIESCDPCDSTEVLQQSVELTNSALSMINTALPITGQNFHTDVQTLQEQTVSGQPLVLSQAFLTSEVSDIPSSMESQQQTTSDNNVNNTMMDGSGQMMDLPAYMSTFPTNQLSSSVHPSVPMPQSSSIYSGVSSTQNSDLELPQASTNASPPSMSTYSSILSSDFSSQISSTTLPSSATSPPGSSYPPLSHCTSPHLLPPSSYHSLQCQDNLSPHTPTDPTFQSIPPSSCHRSGLTIDPAQNQVDDGGLNSSNASTPVDQNSTQTSFPFPPVQSSNDPDPTSSPCQTLPQTSLPFPAVAQCNSNPNLTPSEPNMTPTAFPFPPAQSTPNTIMTPSNSNTTVFPFPPVQQNHSLHLNTYGSTQIPAAGSFTLPQSLPTSCLSTVPSVTNPIYPTAGPFSLQPTNVVHQGHIQAVSSTLHPTTAYQVPPFPESLPKYNTPGSNPGSKSHASYPFPTHLPSGPHPLQSLTLPSSNAIHSVPRTAQIQFTQSYPNIPPQTANPSQISSQSFPPIQSSNTSHLVHASLQNPHVAPTSAHAQCTASSNAYPAVAPTEIGTFSQVNSAAPYLPDMILHPSLLPPLDPSLTSSAPPSLYNPFPPYSVRLCQDPRSSLHLPLRHIYRQPQHAHAHGQGSYFDLGGRAVY; translated from the exons ATGATTGTTACAAAGAAGGGCAG GAGAATGTTTCCACAGCTGCGAGTGAAGTTGTCAGGATTGAACCCATCACTGCGTTACATTCTTCTTTTGGACATTGTACCTGTCGATTCCTCTCGCTACCGTTTTCAGGACAACAGCTGGCAGGTTGTAGGTGGGGCGGAGGCTCGGCTACCAGACCGCGTCTTCATCCACCCAGATTCACCTGCGACTGGAGAGCACTGGCAGAACCGGACCATATCCTTCCACCGGGCCAAGCTCACCAATAACACGTTAGACGCACAAGGATAT ATCATCCTCCACTCCCTGCATCGATACCAGCCACGCATCCATGTGATTGAGGCCCGAGATGTGCTGATGTGGGGAAGAGCTCAGCACTCCTTCACCTTTCCTGAAACACAGTTCATTACGGTCACTGCATACCAGAACAGCAAG ATTACTGACCTAAAGATCAACTCCAATCCTTTCGCAAAAGGCTTTAGAGAGAATGGAATGAACTGCAAGAA ACAAAGAGAGGCAAGGTTAAAGAGGAAAGTTACATCCAATCAAGAGGAGTCCCTGGATATTG AGTCATGTGACCCTTGTGATTCAACTGAGGTCCTCCAACAATCTGTGGAACTTACAAATTCTGCCCTCTCAATGATAAATACTGCCCTTCCTATCACAGGCCAAAACTTTCACACAGATGTACAAACTCTGCAAGAACAGACGGTCTCTGGCCAACCACTTGTCCTTAGTCAAGCATTTTTGACCTCTGAGGTGTCTGACATTCCCTCTTCAATGGAGAGTCAACAGCAAACAACCTCTGacaataatgtaaacaacaccatGATGGATGG GTCTGGTCAAATGATGGACCTTCCTGCATACATGTCAACTTTTCCAACCAATCAGCTCAGCTCCTCAGTGCACCCATCAGTACCTATGCCTCAGTCATCTTCCATCTATTCTGGTGTGTCCTCCACACAGAATTCTGACCTTGAGCTTCCTCAGGCCTCCACGAATGCCTCCCCACCCTCTATGTCCACATATTCATCTATACTTTCATCAGATTTTTCTTCTCAGATCTCCTCCACTACTTTACCATCATCCGCAACCTCTCCTCCAGGCTCATCTTACCCTCCTCTATCTCATTGCACCTCTCCGCACCTTCTACCGCCTTCATCATATCACTCTCTTCAGTGTCAGGACAACTTAAGTCCCCATACACCTACAGATCCAACTTTCCAGTCTATCCCACCTTCCTCTTGTCACCGTTCTGGGTTAACTATTGACCCTGCTCAAAATCAAGTAGATGATGGTGGATTAAACTCCTCCAATGCATCAACTCCCGTTGACCAAAACTCAACTCAAACATCTTTCCCCTTCCCTCCGGTGCAGTCCTCAAACGATCCTGACCCAACTTCCTCTCCATGCCAAACCCTGCCCCAAACATCCCTCCCCTTCCCCGCTGTGGCACAGTGCAACTCCAACCCCAATCTTACCCCATCTGAACCAAACATGACCCCAACTGCTTTTCCATTTCCTCCAGCACAGTCCACCCCTAACACTATAATGACTCCCTCCAATTCCAACACCACGGTCTTCCCCTTTCCCCCTGTTCAACAGAATCATAGCCTTCACCTCAATACTTATGGATCTACCCAAATTCCAGCAGCTGGTTCTTTTACACTTCCCCAATCATTACCTACTTCTTGCCTGAGCACTGTCCCATCAGTTACAAACCCAATTTATCCAACAGCTGGCCCTTTTTCTCTCCAACCCACCAATGTTGTCCATCAAGGCCATATACAGGCCGTTTCCAGCACACTTCACCCCACCACAGCATATCAAGTACCGCCATTCCCCGAATCTCTACCCAAGTACAACACTCCTGGATCTAATCCTGGTTCAAAATCTCACGCTTCTTATCCCTTCCCCACTCACCTTCCATCTGGTCCACATCCCCTTCAGAGCCTAACTCTGCCGTCATCCAACGCAATTCATAGTGTTCCTAGAACGGCCCAAATTCAATTTACGCAGTCATATCCTAACATTCCTCCCCAAACAGCAAACCCTTCCCAGATCTCCTCTCAGTCCTTTCCTCCCATTCAATCATCAAACACCTCTCATTTAGTGCATGCTTCCCTTCAAAATCCCCATGTCGCTCCCACCTCAGCCCACGCACAATGCACTGCCTCTTCAAATGCATACCCCGCTGTCGCTCCCACTGAGATAGGCACCTTCTCCCAGGTGAATTCTGCTGCCCCCTATCTACCAGATATGATACTGCACCCTTCTTTGCTCCCTCCGCTGGATCCCTCACTTACCTCTTCTGCCCCACCCTCCCTTTATAATCCCTTTCCTCCCTACTCCGTACGTCTTTGCCAGGACCCACGATCTTCCCTGCATTTACCCCTCAGGCATATTTATAGACAGCCACAGCATGCTCATGCTCATGGTCAGGGGTCTTACTTTGATCTTGGAGGAAGAGCTGTATACTGA
- the nif3l1 gene encoding NIF3-like protein 1 isoform X2 has protein sequence MDLKKVLDVLEQLAPLSLAEPWDNVGLLVEPSKPRPIKTILLTNDLTAAVMDEAATINCDLIISYHPPLFRPFKRLVQKDWKQKLAVRAIEGGIAVFSPHTSWDSIKGGINDWLVGGMGSGQVSVLRQAYSSAQDKHRLEFSLLNDGELDSVLTQLRCIQGSETFQLSTVKNEVGGQQVHLTCPSSALTAVVQTLVSNQHASKSLNVTQVQQPPLLGCGQGRLSVLDEPVSLAVAVQKMKTHLGLPHLRLALGDQQTLESLVKTVAVCAGSGGSVLQGVKADLYITGEMSHHEVLDAVAKGTSVILSDHSNSERGYLSVFKEKLLEKLGHTVSLVISESDRDPLQVV, from the exons ATGGATTTAAAGAAAGTGCTTGATGTTCTAGAGCAGCTTGCGCCACTGTCTTTGGCTGAACCGTGGGATAATGTTGGCCTGTTGGTGGAGCCCAGCAAACCACGTCCCATCAAAACAATCCTGCTGACTAATGACCTGACAGCGGCTGTTATGGATGAAGCCGCGACGATAAATTGTGACCTGATTATTTCATATCACCCACCGCTTTTTCGACCTTTCAAGCGCTTGGTGCAGAAGGACTGGAAGCAGAAATTGGCTGTCCGAGCAATAGAGGGCGGCATTGCAGTTTTTTCTCCGCACACCTCATGGGACAGCATTAAAGGTGGCATTAATGATTGGCTTGTTGGAGGAATGGGAAG TGGGCAAGTATCAGTTTTAAGACAAGCCTACTCTAGCGCTCAAGACAAACACAGACTTGAATTCTCATTGTTGAATGATGGAGAACTAGACAGCGTTTTGACACAGCTCAGATGCATACAGGGCAGTGAAACCTTTCAGTTATCTACAGTAAA AAATGAGGTTGGAGGGCAGCAGGTACATCTAACCTGTCCAAGTTCAGCTTTAACTGCTGTTGTGCAGACTTTGGTTTCAAATCAACATGCCAGCAAATCTCTAAACGTTACACAAGTCCAACAG CCTCCTTTGTTAGGCTGTGGTCAAGGACGACTTAGTGTTCTGGATGAGCCGGTGTCTCTTGCTGTAGCAGTACAGAAAATGAAAACTCATCTTGGTTTACCCCACTTGAGACTGGCTCTGGGGGACCAGCAAACGTTAG AGTCTCTGGTGAAGACAGTTGCTGTATGTGCAGGGTCTGGAGGTTCAGTCTTACAGGGTGTGAAAGCAGATCTCTACATCACAG GTGAGATGTCCCATCATGAGGTTCTAGATGCTGTTGCCAAAGGCACGAGTGTGATTCTCAGTGACCACAGCAACAGTGAAAGAGGCTACCTGTCCGTATTCAAAGAGAAACTGCTGGAAAAACTGGGTCACACGGTTAGCTTAGTCATCTCTGAAAGCGATCGAGATCCGCTGCAGGTAGTGTGA
- the nif3l1 gene encoding NIF3-like protein 1 isoform X1, whose amino-acid sequence MFGGGRKVSGRLFQFSCLGCKISFKTSTFYHSAKLPTSHHCSYPVSPHSFLASLSDYSLFPLSAFQRTVQPASHFPLIRPDIICRYSSYFTHPAEEMDLKKVLDVLEQLAPLSLAEPWDNVGLLVEPSKPRPIKTILLTNDLTAAVMDEAATINCDLIISYHPPLFRPFKRLVQKDWKQKLAVRAIEGGIAVFSPHTSWDSIKGGINDWLVGGMGSGQVSVLRQAYSSAQDKHRLEFSLLNDGELDSVLTQLRCIQGSETFQLSTVKNEVGGQQVHLTCPSSALTAVVQTLVSNQHASKSLNVTQVQQPPLLGCGQGRLSVLDEPVSLAVAVQKMKTHLGLPHLRLALGDQQTLESLVKTVAVCAGSGGSVLQGVKADLYITGEMSHHEVLDAVAKGTSVILSDHSNSERGYLSVFKEKLLEKLGHTVSLVISESDRDPLQVV is encoded by the exons ATGTTTGGTGGAGGTAGGAAAGTTTCTGGAAGACTCTTTCAATTCAGCTGTCTTGGCTGTAAGATCTCTTTCAAAACCAGCACATTTTATCATAGTGCCAAGCTTCCTACTTCACATCATTGCTCTTACCCAGTTTCACCTCATTCCTTTCTCGCGTCTCTTTCGGATTATTCTCTGTTCCCATTATCTGCTTTTCAACGTACTGTTCAACCAGCATCCCATTTTCCTTTGATCAGGCCAGATATAATTTGTCGCTACTCTTCTTATTTCACCCATCCTGCTGAAGAAATGGATTTAAAGAAAGTGCTTGATGTTCTAGAGCAGCTTGCGCCACTGTCTTTGGCTGAACCGTGGGATAATGTTGGCCTGTTGGTGGAGCCCAGCAAACCACGTCCCATCAAAACAATCCTGCTGACTAATGACCTGACAGCGGCTGTTATGGATGAAGCCGCGACGATAAATTGTGACCTGATTATTTCATATCACCCACCGCTTTTTCGACCTTTCAAGCGCTTGGTGCAGAAGGACTGGAAGCAGAAATTGGCTGTCCGAGCAATAGAGGGCGGCATTGCAGTTTTTTCTCCGCACACCTCATGGGACAGCATTAAAGGTGGCATTAATGATTGGCTTGTTGGAGGAATGGGAAG TGGGCAAGTATCAGTTTTAAGACAAGCCTACTCTAGCGCTCAAGACAAACACAGACTTGAATTCTCATTGTTGAATGATGGAGAACTAGACAGCGTTTTGACACAGCTCAGATGCATACAGGGCAGTGAAACCTTTCAGTTATCTACAGTAAA AAATGAGGTTGGAGGGCAGCAGGTACATCTAACCTGTCCAAGTTCAGCTTTAACTGCTGTTGTGCAGACTTTGGTTTCAAATCAACATGCCAGCAAATCTCTAAACGTTACACAAGTCCAACAG CCTCCTTTGTTAGGCTGTGGTCAAGGACGACTTAGTGTTCTGGATGAGCCGGTGTCTCTTGCTGTAGCAGTACAGAAAATGAAAACTCATCTTGGTTTACCCCACTTGAGACTGGCTCTGGGGGACCAGCAAACGTTAG AGTCTCTGGTGAAGACAGTTGCTGTATGTGCAGGGTCTGGAGGTTCAGTCTTACAGGGTGTGAAAGCAGATCTCTACATCACAG GTGAGATGTCCCATCATGAGGTTCTAGATGCTGTTGCCAAAGGCACGAGTGTGATTCTCAGTGACCACAGCAACAGTGAAAGAGGCTACCTGTCCGTATTCAAAGAGAAACTGCTGGAAAAACTGGGTCACACGGTTAGCTTAGTCATCTCTGAAAGCGATCGAGATCCGCTGCAGGTAGTGTGA